GAGTGGTTTTTTATATCTAAGTCAAATATGCCTGAAGTTTCTCCAGCAGAAGAGTCCTTAATTAATAAGAAATCCAGTCTCCTTATTTTGCCAAACAGTCTTGACTTATAGCTTGATCCTGCTCACGCTCAAATCAATGGCAGTTCTGCCATTGGCTTCAGGCTGAGCTGGACCAAGCCATTATACTGCATCTAGTTCAAGTAATTTGCACCAGCAAACACAAAACGCAGCATGCTAGGAATTATCTGTTTTTGTTAGGTAACGCAACACTCTGTAAAGAATGCAAAGACGTGCAGTAGAGCCTTAGCCAGAACAATTAGTTTTATGGCGATGATACATACAATGTAATTATTATAAACAGTGCTTGCTAGAACCACTTCTAGTTAAGGCTGTGTCAGGCACTCTCTATTTCAGAATATGTTCAAGGATTTAAGCACATGGCATTAAAAATAACTCCCATGGGCTAAAATCAGCACTAAGCATGGTGACGTGTTGGTTCCACAATGTACAAAATAGCAATATTTGAACTATTGGTTGGGCAGATTATTTTGCAcctgaaaaaaaacaggaaagaagTTAGTGATTTAGTTTCCACTACTTTTTGCACAGCACGTTTAAAAAATAGCCTGCCTGGTCATGACTGCATGTTTTAGAGCATCCTAAAAAATTCTTTTCAAGATAGCTTTAAAAGCTATGTGTTATGAAGTCAAATTTTAATTGCTGATTTGAACGGGTGTTTCACCATGCAGTACGATATGCTCACTACAACATGCTGATGTATATTTCCTATGACATCAGTTGGGACTCATGGTacacccaatgaagttaatgcCCAACTTGTTGTccatttcaatgagagcaggatctgTTTTACTTAAGCGATTAGTGAAGCAAACTGAAATGATACTCTTTACAATTATTGTGTAGCCTTTCTGAAATTTCAGGAATAGTTTTGTGCTGGATCAGAAAAATATGATCCACAGTTGTGTCATCGTTACAGTTCAAATGGACAGCAGTAGGACCATATCTTATGAGAGATCTTAGCTACACAAAATTAAGGCCATCTACTCACTgccttccctccccaaccccaatgCTTTTTTGGGCtagaaacagggccggctccaggcaccagcaaaggaagcaggtgcttggggcagccaatggaaagggatggcatgtccaggtcttcggcggcgggtccctcagtccctctcttcctctttgagctgctgccgcagtgccgccgaagaggaagagagggagcaaaagacctgctgccaaattgccgctgaagaatgaagcagcacaatTGAGCTGCAGCTGAAGTACTGCCGATTGGATTTCTCTtccgcccccaccccacttcgccacttggggaggcaaaaaaagcTGGAGACGTCCCTAGCTAGAAACAAAGTGGCTGGTGCTTTGCCCACTCCCAGAGAGTGGGCGTTTAAAAGCATCCTAAAAAATTAGTTCCAAGCCAGTCCATAAAATTTTAACTTATGAAGTTATTCATTAATTGCTGATGTGAAGGAGTGTTTCACTGTGCAGTACAATTTGCTGTGTGAGATGCTAAAACAATCAATGGGACTAGAAAGAAACAGGAGAAGATTCACTCTGACACAAAAAGACAgaaatttaaacacattttatatgTCCCTTTTTTCTGGGccttgggcctgatcctacagGGTTCACTTGTGCATGTGTCTACCTAATTACCTATTTTATATGGTTCTCGTCACCATAGTATATGAGCATCTCACAACCGTTAATGGATTTTTATCCTCATAAAACCCCTAAGGTTTGTTAACACTACGGAGGTGGAATTGAGGTACCGAGTAGATGAAGTGATTTACCCAGTGTCGCACAGAAAGCACGTGGCAGAGACAGTTATGGAACCcaatctcctgaatcccagtccagtccCTTATCCACTTCAAATTATGATCGCCTTTGGCAGTAATCTGTATCGGGACCCCTGCCCAGTGCCAGCTGAGGACTAGTGGTGGGAGGACAACAGTGCCCCTTCTGCCAAGTCTTGTACCAAGCAATCAGTCTGAGCTGTGAAGAATCTGGTCCTATATTTTTTGCTGTGTACTATACAGAAGACAGGAAGCATCAAAACCTAAGAGTCATAATTTCAGGATTAAGCACACGCtgacatattttgtttttgtgatgTCAAGAGAATATTAATATAAATGAGAAGCCTTTTCAGTGCATGTTTATTTGTGTGTGGCTTCTCAGAACGAAATGTGCAACTATGGCTTGGGCAGAAAGGTTCGGATAATTGCTTATTAtgagtgttttttaaaagcagcacttATTTACAATCTACTGCACAGTTAAGCATCTAGTCAAGATCATGTTTGGCACATGTTTGAGAACTCTGCAATGGCAATTTTCTCCTTCCAAACGGGAGGGTTTTCTAAGATGAGCTTCATTTCATAAACATCCCacagaaaaccagagagaaaaGACTTCACGCTGCTCCCTCAAAAAGAGTCCCATGGACTTTCATCAGAGCAGGATTGGATCCAGCATTTCATGCCATCGCTCCCAACATGTTGTAACGTGAAAGAAACATGGGAAAGtaacagaggaaaaaatggtCTAACAATGGACGAATGAGTCTTTCACATGAACTTTCACATCAATAAACCATTGAACATGAATGACATGTTTCACATGAACTTTCACATCAATAAACCATTATTCTTTGCTTTAACCACTAGTCCATGCGTGTCCTGAGAAAGCCCTATGCTGTTAGGCTGTCTTACAGCCCTTTGATGTCCTTTCATGGAAGGTGCTATACAcaaaagtgctaaatattattttgCCATTTTTGCCATGATCACCAGGTGAACAGGGcgagtgcaaggatgtttcacgccctaggcgaaactttcaccttgtgCCCCCaacccctgtggcagctctccgccccctctctgccctgaggccccgccccccgtggcagctcctcccagcccagggacccatgcagcagctccctggccccagctcacccctgctccacctcctccatgagcacgccattgctgctccacttctcccgcctcccaggcttgcggcgccaatcagctgtttggcgctacaaagtctgggagggaaagaagcagagcgaggcagcgtgctcaggggaggaagtggagcagaggtgagctggggcagggagtggttcctctgtGTGCCACAtacccccttacttgctgcaggcagccctccccatgcccccctgcTCTAgatccctccacctaaatgctgatgacgaccggggtggctgaagatctggctgccgTGGTCACCGCCGCCGGACctgaaatgccaccccccaaatgctaACAGGTGAATTTGCCTAAAAATGCCATGACAAATCAGTAGCCAAGTGATTCCTGCAGGTACTGTGAGCTGCACAGTGTGATCCCTACATCCTTGTGGTTTTTAGTGTTGGATCAGAGTGTTAGGGTGTTACTTTGGAAGTTCAGTGCGTAAAGAAAGAAGCAGCATTCCTGATGGTTTTTACCCCAATATGTATAGAGAAGACTTGGATTACAAGGATGACAAAAGATTACAATGGTTTAGGAATTTTCAGATGGATACAACGGAAGTTAAACATTTAAATCGTAACTTCTTTTCTAATCTGACATGGTTTTATAGATAAATATTGCTTGATTTTTGGTTAAACATTAAAACAGATAAAGTGAGCTGCAGGGCATAAGAATCAGAGGATTCTTTATTTTGCAGTCATTCATTCTCAAATATCTAAATTCTTCCCCTCTATTTATCTTAAAGGCTGGCTAACCCCATCTGCATGCCTATCCCCTAGAAAGGACAGCAGTTTGTATCTGCAGCTTAAAGTGATGCTGTTTTCTACCCAGCCAAGGAGATGATAATAAAAGGAGCCAGCTGCTTGCAACACAAGATGTTTAAGCTAAATGCAGTACCTTCGTGTCACATGCAATCTCTCACAGGCCGGAAGGAACTGATGTTACCCATCTGAGTAAGTGGGGAAAATATATTAAAGGTGACTGTGAACAGATGCTGAGTAGTTTCTGTTGAAAAAGATCTCCCTCTGAAGAGTTACTATGTGTGTGCATAACATTAAGAGGTTGAAAGCTTTGTCGCCATGCCATTTATAGCCCAGTGttatgatttttcaaagctcaaacACAAATCATAAACACATTATTAGGACAGCAACAGTGTATTAATTACTGATTAACCTAAACTAGAAAGGGATGAATTAATTTTAACAACAGGTTTGGAGCAATATAATATTGGCCACAGATGACAAAAGCACTGTATTCTCGAAATTTCCTTGAAGGACTAGTGGTAGATCTGAAAATCAGGTGTTATttaggtatatttccatatatgCATAATTCATGATATTTACCACAAATGGTCCTTTAACACTACAACCTTCCACTTGGTGCTTCCACTAGGACCAGAGATGCTAGCATGAATCAGACTGCCAGACTCTGTAAATAATGCCCTTGGGCACAGCCTAAGAAAGATAACTGTTCTTAGTTTGTAAACTTCTTGTGCTGGAGACACATGCCTCCTCCATAGCATTGCTATCTGAGAATTATATAGTACACACAGAAACTGTGTTCTTTACAACAAAACTATTCCTTCTTAATAGCTGCTACAAGACAAATGCACTAAATACCATTATATGTGCAGGATGGTTATGAAAGAAGCTATTCATTGTTGGACAGATAAGATATATCTCCACCAGTTACTAAAGCAGGATGCTCAGGGTCATCTTGTTTTCCTTAGCATTCTTAAGTGCTTACTGCAAAGCTTGTATCTGCAACTTTTAAAATCCTGGGAGCAGATTTATATTTGAAAACTGAGGAGTCCAGTTAAACAAAACATAAATTTGGCTTTTGCACTGCTACAGCCACTGAAGAATCACGAAACCACCTCCCACGCCCCTCAAGCCTCAAAACCAAATGTTCCTGTGCTGTCTTTTATGGCATCAGAGCTGGACAAAGTCTTTACTAAGTCAGCCCCAAAGAAACGGAAAGccttattcatagatttttaagtctagaagagaccattagatcacctactccaacctcctgtataatacaggccacagaatttccttCAGTTACTCTTGCATTGATTCCCGTAACTTtcatttgactaaagcatatcttccaggaGACATCCAGCCTGAATCTGAAGTCTTCAAGGAAATAaagaatctaccacatccctcCATTAGTTtcttctaatggttaattaccctcactgtaaaaaaaaaaaaattgtgccttatttctcatttgaatttatctggctttAACTGACAGCTTCTTATCAGTTGGTTATGATTTAATTACTGGTGAATATAAGATGACTGAGTTATTAAAACAGAATGGAtattttcaatatccttttaGAAAAAACCAATTGTTGATTAGGTGACACAGAAACTGGATGATACAGGGGATTCATAATGAAATTCTGAGGCTTTTTGTTTCTGGGTCACTAGACAAAATCTAGCCCCAGTCTGTAGGAActaaaaattgttaaaattgATGGGGTTAGTGTAGTATTTGAAATGAGTTAGAGATCTCAGACTGGATTCCCCACTCTGCGAAGGCCACTTTGCATTCTGTAAGGAGATAACTGGCAATCTCAGCCAGTGGAAAGCTGCAGAAAGTGATTCCACCAACTGCAATCTTCCTTCCCCAGTGGAAAAAGAGTTGCATTAGGGGTGGGAGAACTGAGCTGTATCCTCCATGGAGTACAAGATCACCTCAGCACAGCACCTGTGCAGCCCAGACTGTGATGAGATGGGCAGCCCTGACTCAGAGAACTGCAACTCACTCCTTACAATGCCCCCAGACCTCTTTACTCCCTCCATATGCAGCTTCTCCTACCACTTCCTAATTACACTGCGAAAGCACCATCACCACTGAAGCTGTTTGGACCCTGAACAGTGAATTACAGAGGCAGAGATCCCAATTGGCAGAGTCTCTTTTTCTCATTCCCAGAAACAACAGAGCCCAGGTACATTGGTGGGATAGGGGAGGCTAATACCACCGGCACCATTTGTCAGTCCTTTGTGGCCAAGTGGATGCAGTGTCACCAACTTTCCTGATTTCTTCATATGTCCAGCTAGAGCTGGAGTTGTCTTGCCAGGATGCCAGCAGCTCCAGCACTCCTGTGAATTTCAACCCTGCCTAGGGGGAGAAATccactctgattggctgccttcacCACTTGCCCGGGGACGAGCAACAATGAGGGCTGCTGTTGGAGGTATGCAGAGTTCTCCTCTTCTGCCACTCAAGAACTGAATGGAGTTCTGGGATAGAAGAAGGGAGACACCAGTCtcacaggaggggaaggggaagctgaAAGAGCCGAGCAGCTCAGGGCAGCCCtgctccatcctccctccttgTGAACAGAGGGTCAGTGAGCTCTGTTCCTCCCTCCCCGCAGCACCCAGcttgggaagggggagaaggtggTGCAGCACTCCCATCTCCTTCAGAAGCTTCCAACCTCAGAAGCTTCAGGAGAAGAACTGGTGTGGGAACTGGGCAAACGTAGGGGGTGAAAGCACCTGCGGCAGAGGCTAAAATCACCTGACCCAGCAAGATTTGGCAACCCTAACTGTCACACGCAcactgagaatgggcaacaggagttCAAAAATCAGATGACAGGCGAACACACAATCCAGTAGAACCTTaaagatatgaacaccagagttacggacTTACCGGTTAACCAGATACCCTGTAAAACCAGAAGTcctcaatcaggcagcagcacaaccaccaaaaaaataaaaaaagcaaatattgctTCAGCCACAGGGGAGTTCGGGCTGCAGCCACAGGATAGGCGTGGGTGGGAGTCAGGGCTCCGGGCGGAAGGGCAGCTCAGGTCTTCTGACCCTCAGGAGTACCAGGGCTCAGGGATTTAGACTGGGGGGGCAGCACTGgggcttggggtttcagccctgtggctctgttcccagcttcaGCCTGACGGGgggtgccagggctggggggtgccagggcttggggctttagctACAAGAGGAGCACTGGTTTCAGTCCCAGCGCTCTCTCCGTaactgaagccccaagccccgcccccagTTGAAACCAAAGCTCCAATCCCTGGTGCCCTACATGGGGCAGTAGCAGGGAGTGGAGCCACAGGTTGAAGCCCCAGTGCTCCTCCGCAGGTCTAAATGCCGAGCCCCAGTTCTACCACAGGGCTAACCCTGGTGGCCCGTAGGATCAGTAGCCCCCCGcccagagtcctgcagccccaACTCCTCCATAGCTGAAGTCAGTAACATCTTATTCAGAGTTCCAGACaatctcagagttacagacaaTAGAACAATACACCCATAATAGGAGTATTGTAATATTTGGTGCCCTGTTCAATTTTACAAACCTTCATTATCTATTTAAAGTgttaagagaaagaaaataaagtacCCATCCAGGGCTCTAGATGACTATAACAGTAACATTAAAATACAACATAAAACCCAGCAGTTCTCCCAAAAAGGGAATAACCAATCCACAAACATTCCCTCAACATGCACTCCACTACAAGCCCTTATCACAGCTCCCCATCTCCAAAACTTGGGCAAGAAGACAGGACAACCTGTGTGTCCGGAAAATCAGCAAAACTGAGCTTTTACAGATTAACAGTGGAGAAATTAATCTAAGGTTGAGCGCTCCCCATTGACAGCTCTCTCTCTGATACGGAGGGAAGTTCCAGTTGAAACACCTCTGTGGGCTATAGCTGTAGCAATATAGCACAGTGAAATAGGCAGGTCTCAAGCAAGTTTAGAGTTTCATTGGTCAAGTCCTACACCAACAGGTTAAATACCCACAAAATTTACTctctggctgggattttcaaattcaatgtgatttaggcacctaactcccttagattCCTTTGCAACTcccagtttttattattttaatccaGACAAATATGTTGGTAATGTTGCTGTGGATTTTGTCAAACCTTCTCCTTCCAGAGacctttctgaatttttttaactatggaaaaaacacattttgtagCATTCTGCCTACATCCAAACTGTCTAAACCAGCTACCAGACGAAGAGACATTTGGTCTACAACTTGATTGGCCCTATCCTTTGTAATTTTTCACGGTGTGACATCTTGAATCGCCTAAGTGGGCAAGCAAACACTGGCATGTCAATATCCAAgagattttaagttatttttgaCAGGCACACGGATCCTTATACATAATTTTCAATATTGTCTTACCTAAGACGGTCATGACTGTCTTCATAAGCTTCATTGGTGTCCTCCTACGGCTGATGGATCCACTAGTGTGTGGAGATAAGACATTAGTTTTCCTCTGGACGTACATGTAGATTCTTAGGTAAACCACCACCATAATGAAGAAAACAACTagattggagacagtccagaatATCAGATAACTTCTGCTATAAATAGGAGCCAGGGAAGAACAGGTTGAGATATTGCAAAGGCAGTTCCAACCCAAAGTAGGCACAGCCCCCATAAAAATAGCAATGGCCCAGATCAATAAGATTAAAAAAGTGACTCTTTTCTTTGTGAGGTTACTGTGAATCCTCATCCGCACTACTGACATGTGTCGCTCAACAGCTATCACAAATAAATTAGCCAGAGAAGCTGTCAGGCTGGTGTCCAGAAGCCCCTGACGCAAAAACCATCGGTTAACAGTTAGCGTTTTGGACACAGGGCCAGTGTTGAACATCAAGTATACATAGGCAATGCCAGCAAAAAAGTCTGCAGCAGCTAGATTGGCCAGCAGATAGTAGAAGGGGAAATGAAATCTTTTGTTTTTGACCACAGCTGCTATGACCAgtgaatttgaaataaaaataaacaggcaGAAGAAGGTCCCAAAACATAAAACAACAACAAGGTTTGTCCCTGACCACTCATCTACTGTGTCAGTGTTGCTCATGTTATAAAAAAAGTCCATACGTTTATCATAGTGGCATTCGTTCATCCTGGATCTGGGCCTTACATcctagggggggaaaaaaaacatgaatTAAATTTCATACCTTGTCTTTGCTTGAAGCACTATGCTACAAATACTTTGAGTGTAAACGTTCCCAGAGAATCATTTTCATATCCGGTAGAACTAGTGCAAAAGGAAATGCAGCCTGAAGGAAAAACTGCTCTAATATAGTCACTCTGATTAGgccccaattaaaaaaattaaatcacatgcttaacttgatcTTGATGTCAAATGGGACTTAAGCagaagcttaaagttaagcaagtgctaaACTGCTTTGCTGAAACAGGGACTTAAACATTAACTAGTTAACTCTTTTGCAGATGATGAAGCTGAAGCTCAGAGTTTTAGTGATATGCTTGAAAATACACGGAGAGCCAAAAACAGAACCCTGATCTTACTCCCAGTCCTATGTTTGAACCACAAGCCCATCATTTCTCCCAATACCCAGCAAAACACAGAAATCCTACATCTTTTCCAGTTTACTAACCTAGCAACATCAAACTTTTACTTGTGAAGTATTTTCCTGTTTCTGAAGCATGTTAATAGATATAATATGTAAATATACACTATTTAAGGCACATTCTCAATGCATGCACAAAACTCCTATCAGTAGTAAATTAGTTTATATGAATGGATTTCAAGGTGAAAATATGTGGTATTACATTTTAGAATAACTAGGTCCAAGGGTGCAGAGGACAGAAAACTGGTGGGAGAAGGGGCTTTGGTTTGTGAAAATAAAAGTGAAGTGTGGGCCATGGGTTCTGGATTGATAGCCCTGTAGAATAAAGTCTCCTATTCACCCACAAGGAAGGTGAAGCATAGGTAGCAGCAGTGGCATGAGCTTTCATATACTGTGTCAACATTGTTTTGAACAGATCGCTACTAAAGATGGAGAGGGGGATAGTTCATTCTCCCTATTACGTCTCACTTTGACCTGTCTGGGTTGACTATCAACATCAGCCAGGATAGTGTTATTGTGATGTGTTCACTAGCAACTTCACTGAGCGCCAACGGATTTAATGCAGAAGATTAAACAGCCATCAGTTGGTACTGACTTTCAAtaatcttggcacaaaaagtggaagtgtGCTAGTAAAAATCAGAGGACGCAGAGTTagaaggtattgccaatacagaggaggagaggaatttcataagatttggatgaccttgaaaactagaacaacagaaataggatgaaatttaatagtgcaaagcgTAAGGTCATGcacctagggcaggggtgggcaaactatagcccgtGGGCTGCGTCAGAgtttttaatccagccctcaagctctcactggggagcagggtcttgTCCTGCTCCTCACGTGCcgtggctccacacagctcccgggaagcagccagcacgtcccccCTTTGGCTCCTACACGCTGGGGCAGCTAgggagctccacatgctgccGCTGCCCCAACTGCCAgctatgcagctcccattggccaggaaccacagccaatgggagctgcagaggtggcatgtgtgatgttattgatataaactggggccatatagaacatggtttgcaaccaaggtcctgtagtgggaccaaatcttatgtaaagggggtcatataaggtgtctaagaccaggttatgggttgctggttatgattatgctgtctgtatcattttgtagttgaagttataagtattggctgtatactgcctgtatttcaaattggtgctgtaattctgggtgacacccctgacaagttggtgttagctctgcttagcctgcttgatggccctttaaggaccatcagctacacaattgacccattgagaggaggcagatacgccttgtaactcagcaaagtatgcagggacttgcccatgtgactccagactccattttgctgtaactttccacagtaagaacaaagaggttcttacacctggaaaagtctatataaggctgatgcctcatctccatctggtcttcaatcctgcttcttacctctggagggactttgctacaaact
This sequence is a window from Chelonoidis abingdonii isolate Lonesome George chromosome 7, CheloAbing_2.0, whole genome shotgun sequence. Protein-coding genes within it:
- the LPAR3 gene encoding lysophosphatidic acid receptor 3 isoform X1; the protein is MNECHYDKRMDFFYNMSNTDTVDEWSGTNLVVVLCFGTFFCLFIFISNSLVIAAVVKNKRFHFPFYYLLANLAAADFFAGIAYVYLMFNTGPVSKTLTVNRWFLRQGLLDTSLTASLANLFVIAVERHMSVVRMRIHSNLTKKRVTFLILLIWAIAIFMGAVPTLGWNCLCNISTCSSLAPIYSRSYLIFWTVSNLVVFFIMVVVYLRIYMYVQRKTNVLSPHTSGSISRRRTPMKLMKTVMTVLGAFVVCWTPGLVVLLLDGLNCTHCGVQHVKRWFLLLALLNSVMNPVIYSYKDDEMSNTMRRIMCCSSDDKSQERRSSRIPSTVLSRSTDTTGQYIEDSIIQGTISGKGNS